TGATCCGTACTCCGCCATCCCACACTGCTCTCTTGTCCGTCTCTGTGGCGCTACCTGGATCAGGATCGTCGGTCTCTAAGGCTCTGTTCTCGTCCAATCGCTGATCCCGCTGTCCCTTGTGAGAATGGACGAGAGCCAATCACGTCGCTCGCTGTCCATTGTGAGAATGGACGAGAGCCAATCGCGTCGCTCGCTCTCCATTGTGAGAGAGCCAATCGCAAGCCACTCACCGCCGCTTATATTCATTATAGGGATATCCACACCATACTCTCGGGAAATTATCTGTGAAGTTATAACTGATCAAAGTAAGTAATAAATAtactttcttcttctttttactATATTATTAACTGTCAATATATTCGTTAATTTTTTTCCCGTCACACAACATCGTTTTGTCGAGTGTCTCCTTTTAGTAATCGATAGTGATATAATGTTAAATTTGAATGCTATCCTTATTAAATGTATTTGAAGACTTTATTTTGTGATGTGTTATAAACTGTGGTTCGGTTTGAATGTCATTCGTTATATTAACATGGTTTTACTGTGGTAAAAGTGTTTAGTGTTTATAAACCGTGGTAACGTTATCACGAGTTGCATATTATCTAacatttaaaacacaatttAGTCAGCTTAAAGTTTGGTTTGAATGTCATTCGTTATATTAACATGGTTTTACTGTGGTAaaagtgtttgtgtttataaACTGGGGTCACGTTATCACGAGTTGCATATTATCTAACATTTAAAACACCATTTAGTCAGCTTAAAGTTCGGTTTGAATGTCATTCGTTATATTAACATGGTTTTACTGTGGTAaaagtgtttgtgtttataaACTGTGATCACGTTATCATGAGTTGCATGTAACCTAACATTTAAAACACCAGTTAGTCATCTTAAAGTTCGGTTTAAGTGTTATATTGACATGATTTTACTGTGGTAaaagtgtttgtgtttataaGCTCTAGTCACGTTATCACATGTTGCATGTAATCTAACATTTAAAACACCAAAAGTCAGCTTAAAATTCGGTTTGAATAAAAAACAGTGTTATAGTTGTAAATGTTGTCATTCCttaacatggttttactatGGTAAACGTGCAGTAAGCATAATTTTGGTTGGTGGATTGATTTCTATTTGTATTAAACAGTTTTTACTTAGAATATAATGGTTAAACTGTGGTTAGTGAAACAAACCAAggtttgtggttaccatggtttaactataaatgttttttttgtagtaaaaccatggctaATCATACATCATTTAGTTAGCttgaatttttgtttttttaattaatttgtttggCAACACTTTAGAATGGGTATTAACTATGACTTGTCCCTTAAAAAGCTTCttgtttaatgctttatttaataATAGTTAGTAAATTAGTTATTATGTTTAGGTATTTGGAAGGATAAAGAATGTAAAATAAGGTCATGCAGAATAGGACATTAATATGTGTTTAATAATTACTAATAAACAGTCAATATTCTAGTAATATGCATGCTAAAAAGCCACTAGTTAAAAACCCTAAAATAAAGCTTTGCCATTTTATAGCTGTCATcattataatttaataaaaaaaaggtgTAGTTGTCCAGTACTTGCAAAAATACACTTGTTTGCTATTATTTCCATGTTATGTTCAGATGAGCACAAAGCCAAAGAGCCACAAGGCTATGGGAGATGGCGAGTGGATGGCCAGGTTGAGGGCTTTTGCCAGCTCTGGAGTTTGGCCATCTGGAGGAGGAAATCGACCTTCCCCAAGACAGCGGAAGTGGTATGACCTCTACCAGAAGGTAAAGCAAAGTTACCTGTATTTCAGTATTTATTATGTTGTATGCAGGTCACCTGAAAATGATGCAGAAAACATCAGTAATGATTCTTATatttcagattgagaaatgccCCATGCAGGCCCATGGACAGACCACCCTCTTTGGAGGGTCCATGACCTGCAAGTGTGGTTTCCACACCACTAAGGTCATCTAtttcaaaattacatttaatgtcGCATCACATATCTGTTAAAATGCTGTTTCACAACACCTTATTCTATTCTGCTATTGTTTTAGCAGCCTGCCACTGCCGCTTCATCTCCTGCCGCACCTCCAGAGTCTAAGGCTTCATACACAGCAACCGGCACAGTTGCCCAACAGTCTGAAGCTTCAGACACGGCCCCTGCCCCACGGACCTTCCTGAGGCCCCCTCCAAGTTTGTCAATGGTGAATATTCTATCTGTAATTAATGTTTACTTAATTGTTTGTAGTTAAAATAATTCAGTGTAACTTAGTTACATTATGGAATTAACTTTGTTTCTCTTCTTAGTTCACTAAGTCACGGTTTGGTGGGTCCCATTCGGCTTTAATAAAGCCTAATTTAGTGGATTGAAGGAGCCCCAGCCCCTCTCCTCCACCCTCTTCAAGGACCCCTAGTCCTTCTCCTCCCAGCCCCTCTCCTCCATCCTCTGTGAGGACCGCCACCCCTTCTCCATCCACTATGAGGACCCCGAGCCCATTCTCTGTTAAGGCCCCCAGTCCTGCTCCACCCTCTGTGAGGGCCCCCAGTCCTGCTCCACCCTCTGTGAGGACCTCCAGTCCTGCTTCACCCTCTGTGAGGACCCCTCATCCTTCTCCACCCTCTGCGAGGACCCCCAGTCCTGCTCCACCCTCTGTGAGTACAGCCgcatcaatttaaaaaaatttaatatacactattttcacaagtaaggtatacattttcaaaactccACACAGCTAGCTATTCTTTCAAAACCTAATCTAATGCTTTCATTCTAGTGAAACTAAACGAGAAGAGATCAAAAGTATGATAGTAAGAGTTTTATGAAAGGCAGATATTATGaattaaacatttactgtaGATAAAATACTTATTTTGTGTAGTGAAAACGATACTTTGTGGTTTAGTGTATAAGTGTATTATTCCAACACAATTGAAAATACGCTGAATGCTTAGATAAAAGGGTGCACTTTTATTATCTGTGATTTGATTATaaacgtttaaaaaaaattactaactGCTTGTGAATATTCCACCAAAGCAATAAAAAACTAGTGGACAGGTTGTGGTGTATATTAGTGCAGCctttatttatacattaaacAAATTGTCTTCCAAACAGGAGGAGCCTGGAGGAGTCCAGCCAGCCCCTGCTGGGGCCCCAGCTTCATTCTGGTTGCCAGGTGAAATGAGCAAGACCATCCCTGTGCAGGACCAGCGGTGGATTGCAAACACCTTATTTCACTCTGGCAAGCTGCAGCCAGATTTGAAGGTGTGGTATGAGCCCCTTGTCCCAGCCCTTATTTACCACCAGACACCAACTCCTGACAGGTTCTTTACTCATCGGTTGATGGTGTGGATGCCCTACCACCTGTGGAAGGTGCGGGTGTCCTGCCCAGCTTGTGGCAAGAACCTGACAGGTTATGGTGTCCACAAGAGGGCTCGGAAGGTCCTGGACATTGATAGATATTACCTGATGGTAACAGAGACACTCAGGTGCACTGTGTGTTCTCTCAATTATCTGTCAACAAGTCAGACTGTCCGGGACCAGCTTGACCTGCCTCACCAGAAAATGTTCCGGCTGATCCTGACCCGAAAGTGAGTAAATCAGTGTAAAAAATATGTTGTTTGGGAAAACTGCCCTCGCAATTTAACTAATCACAGCAACAATGTGCATTTCAGGTATGCCTGTGACATCCGTGTCATTAGGCTGCTTCGGGACCGGACGCTGGGCAATAGTCCAGCTCGATTGGTGAAGCAGTTAAAGGAGAACCATGGGGAGGAATGGCTGAATCGGTTGGCACACTATGTTGGGGAGTGTGCTAACTTTGTGGATCGACCCAGCCTCTTTCCAGTGGTCTGCCAGGATCCTCCAGATCCCATCGACATCCCCACCAGTCGTTGGCTGCTGTCAGTGTACGGCAGGGACATCCTCTGCCGTATAGACCATATAAAGGCCAGCATCACATCGACTTTTGGCACCATCTTAAAGATGGATTCCACCAAAAaggtaataatttttttctcaaaacagTAAGTTTGGATTAACAAGCAACTGAGaatttttacatgtttacagGTATACGTGAACtgtaatgtaaacatacaaTTTCTGCAAACATAAATGTAACGTATAAATCCtaatgttaatgtaatgttttgtgtgtgtgtgtatatactgGAATATTGGCTTTTATTGAATTTGTACCTACTGACTGAATCTGTATTTAAGATGCTCAGTAtacacaaacaaaacttacattctTATATAGAATATGAAGCAGATAGTCAACAAAACAAATCCATGAAATTTGTGTCACGATCATCTCAGAACCGCCAGAAATAAGGGAGGCAACGAAagcaaatgtaaatttaaaaaatatttattaacaaaaattaaGTTTACAACTCATAATAATTAACATTGAAAGCACTGCTATTAAGAAGTAAATAAATACTGAGTAagtaataataaagtaacaataTAGTAGTAAGTAagtaatgcaaaataataaacattccAACATAACAAATAGGCCTGCTAACATAAAACCCAAAGctaaacaaatacataaagCAGACAAATAATCACAACAGAGCAACCCAAAACTAATGAAAAGCCAGAGGGTAACATAAAGGGGCCAAATCAGAGAACCAAAAACTCATATATCCTACTCTGCAGGTATTTCACATGATGATTACCTCATAAGTCCGCCCCACAGCCAGCTAAGCAAAACAGACCGTCACAATTGTTTATAACAAGTATATATCCATGGTGAAAAAACCATATTAACATTTTGATCAGTGTTACACATGATCACAAAAATACCTTTTTGTCATCTATTTAAAGAGACAATAATTAGACTTTGAAGCATTAATTACATTTTCTGGTTTAgtttaacatttaacatttgTGACAACTGCACTTAAAGTTCAGAGAATGCAAAGACTGTTTGGAAAAATTTGtcaaagcaactgagaaaagCTGTAATATTGTTTTCAGTGATAATATTACATCATGAATGtgtcattacatttttaaatttcagATCACAAAGAAGCTGGCTGGCCATGGACGTGGGACAGCACTCTGGGTCTCCTCAATAGGGAACGAGTTTGGCCAGATAGTGACCAGTGTCCTGTCAGTGCAGGAGGGGCCAGGACTGGACAGGATGGTGGCTGGTGTCATCGAGAGGTATCGCCAGGCAGACCTCCACATACGGCTGGATATCTGGCACTTTATGAGAAGGCTGGCCGTGGGCTGCACCACCGATGCCCATCCCCTCTACCCCACCTTCATGGGATGCCTGTCTGCCTGCATCTTTGAGTGGGATGCTGGGGACCTCAGCCTGTTGCGGCAGGCAAAAAGACTGCAGCTGATGCAGGAGTGTGTGCCGGGTATTACTGATGTACTGGTGGACAGGAGCATCAGTAAAAAGGACCTCAGCCTTTACTGCCGCAGGAGGACGCGCGGTGGAGAGGCCACCATACGCCTCATTGAGAGGTTGCTGCAGGAGCTGGGAGGGGCAAATGGGAGGGACCTTATGGGTGTGCCACTCCTGGATGAGGTGCGCATGGAGCACATCTGGCGTGTGCAGAAACGCCATGTCAAGTGCATCCAGGACTTGCCAGGAGTGGCACTTTACACAGAGATGGGCACCACAAAAAAATCAGGGGTCATCCTGACCAGGTATCGGTGTGCCAGAGGGTCCACGTCCCTGGAGTCTTTTCATTGCCACCTGAACAGGTTCATTCCAGGTTGGTGTCTCACATGTATgatgttttaaataatgattgtttttttctatatttttaaataatttctaTGCATTATTCAGATTGAATGGTAAGTTATTTCTTATTGGTATAAACGTCTTGTTCTTCTTCTAGGAACCAGTGCTAATGCGCTGAATTTCCAGCTCTACCTCCTGGAGGGCCTGAACAGGTGGAATCAGGATCGAGGGAGTGCAGCAGTGACCAGCAAGCCAGCCTCTCTTCTCACCTACTCCGGGGATATGGCCCACTGCGTCAACACCAACAGCCTGAAGGTGTTTGGTCGGCCATTTGTGCCAACTTTCAGGCCCCCTGCCAAATATACTGGTATGTCTTACCCTTATCTGGCTGCATAATACTTTTTGGTTTGTGGGTTTTCAATGTTCTTACTAAACATTAAGTCTTTACTTTTATTAATCCcccaaaaaaacaataatattgtgaaaattcttaaaatgatttgtttaaacaattttaatatgctttaaggtATAATTTATTTCTGTGATGCAACGCTGAATTTTCACATCATTACTCCAGTCTTCAGAGTCACATGATTATTGTTACTAAATATTtctattttaagtaaatcctgAAAAAGTATCACAGGATATAAAAAGCATCAAGCAGCACAACCATTTCCAACATTAATAAATCAGCACATTAGAATGATTTCTAAAGGATCATGTGACACTGAAGACTTGAGTAATGATGATGATAAATTCAGCTTTGCATCATAAAATAAATTAGATTTTAGAAGTATATTAAAATAGAAAAGtactattttaaatattacaatacaattttacagtattactgttcttttttgtatttttgcagGCTTGATGCACATAAAAGAATTCTTTcaagaaaatttaaaaatattaatgtttcCAAACTCTTTTTGTACAGGAGAGCTTCTTGGTGTTGACTACCTCCTGAGTCAGACTGGACAGCCCCTGGTAGTGGACCCTGACTCAGAAGAGACAGAGAACATGCTGGAGGATGTGGATGAAGAAGAGGCAGAAGAAGACGAGGGCTTCGGGGAAGACTAAACACATGATGTTACTGTGTCAAGTCTTACCGATGACCCAAGCTTCTCTGTCTCATCCCAATTTCTGCCCTCCTCTGAGTCTCTCTCCTCCACTAAGCCTGCTGTCCCCTCTGCCCAGCCTGCTGCCTCATTCACCATGGCTGCTGCCTCCTCCACTCAGCCTGCTAGCCCCTCTGCCCAGCCTGCTGCCTCCTACAACCAGACTGCTGGCCCCTCTGCCCAGCCTGCAGCCTCCTACACCCAGACTGCTGGCCCCTCTGCCCAATCTGTTGCCTCTTACACCATGGCTGCTGCCCTGGCTGCTTCCTCCTCCCAGACTGTTGCCCCAACCATGACTGCTGCCTCTTCCACCATGGTTGCTTCCTCTGCTGCCTCCTCCACCCAGCCTGCTGCCAATCTCCACGCCAAGTGCCTCGGCATCTTCAGAGGAGTCTGTGGTGTGTAAATACCTTATAACAAAATCAAAAATCATTGTGGTTATGTAactgtaaatgtaaaacatgtaaatgttaggAAAAACCCATAGAAACTGACTGACCTGTATCTGAGATTTCCAAGAGTGTGAAGTTTAATGCTGGTCAACAAAAAGAAggaatatgtatatatgtatttgtGTATTGTCCCACTTcactgtctgtttttttttcagtgtttggaTAGCTCTGGTATGCCAGGCATGGACAGAGTCGACAGCCTGGTGGAGTATCTCATGGAGCTTAGAAACCAGCCCTTTCTGGCCCTCACCAACCAGCAGGTCAGGAGCATTCAACTTTCTCTACTTTCCATCTTTGCCCTGTCATGCATTAACATTTGCAcatgttttgttttctcataCGCTGTGTATCATATGCTCTTTCTGCTTAGGTGAGCAATATTGTTGCTCTTTGGCAGAACCTGCTGGAGTATGACAGGCAGAGGGTGGTGTTTGCTGCAAGATACCAGATCAAGCAGAACACAGGGAGGTACGAGACCTCCAAGAAAAGGCAGGAGTTCACTCCAGGGGTGGAGAGTGTAAAGAGGCAGGCACTCACCACCACTGCCCCACTTGCCCAGTGGCCAGATTGTTGTCGCCTGGTTGAGAcaatttttatcaggctctgtGCTATTTATAAGAGTCCCAGGAAGAAGGGGGATAGCACAAAGTCCAGATGGGACCTCATCCTGGAGGACTACAGGAATATCAGGCAGCGCATTCTGGACAGTGCCGCTGTTATGCAGCAGACCAACCTGCAGCTGGTGAACGTGAGCCACACCACCCTAGTTCAGTGGCACAACAAAAGGGTAGCTAAACATGACACTGCAGTATCAAAGCAAGGGCTGCAACTGCCTAGTAGGTTGTCTGTGGCGGCTGATCCTTTACTCCCTGCCCATGTGCGCCCCCCGTCTGCACCCCCCCAGTCCGGG
This sequence is a window from Misgurnus anguillicaudatus chromosome 24, ASM2758022v2, whole genome shotgun sequence. Protein-coding genes within it:
- the LOC129437613 gene encoding uncharacterized protein codes for the protein MRTPSPFSVKAPSPAPPSVRAPSPAPPSVRTSSPASPSVRTPHPSPPSARTPSPAPPSEEPGGVQPAPAGAPASFWLPGEMSKTIPVQDQRWIANTLFHSGKLQPDLKVWYEPLVPALIYHQTPTPDRFFTHRLMVWMPYHLWKVRVSCPACGKNLTGYGVHKRARKVLDIDRYYLMVTETLRCTVCSLNYLSTSQTVRDQLDLPHQKMFRLILTRKYACDIRVIRLLRDRTLGNSPARLVKQLKENHGEEWLNRLAHYVGECANFVDRPSLFPVVCQDPPDPIDIPTSRWLLSVYGRDILCRIDHIKASITSTFGTILKMDSTKKITKKLAGHGRGTALWVSSIGNEFGQIVTSVLSVQEGPGLDRMVAGVIERYRQADLHIRLDIWHFMRRLAVGCTTDAHPLYPTFMGCLSACIFEWDAGDLSLLRQAKRLQLMQECVPGITDVLVDRSISKKDLSLYCRRRTRGGEATIRLIERLLQELGGANGRDLMGVPLLDEVRMEHIWRVQKRHVKCIQDLPGVALYTEMGTTKKSGVILTRYRCARGSTSLESFHCHLNRFIPGTSANALNFQLYLLEGLNRWNQDRGSAAVTSKPASLLTYSGDMAHCVNTNSLKVFGRPFVPTFRPPAKYTGELLGVDYLLSQTGQPLVVDPDSEETENMLEDVDEEEAEEDEGFGED